In Lysinibacillus sp. FSL M8-0337, the following proteins share a genomic window:
- the polX gene encoding DNA polymerase/3'-5' exonuclease PolX — protein MNKKTIIRTLEKIALYMELQGENPFKVSAFRKAAAALEGDERSLSEMEDVTKLKGIGKGTAAVIEDLIETGESSLLKELQDIVPKGLLPLLKLPGLGGKKIAKLHQELGIDSAESLQAACEAGKVRELSGFAAKTEEKILKELANFANRSERLPIWQLEPVVLQIEALLGSMEEVTRFSVAGSFRRASETSKDIDFIVVTEAVETVREKILSALAIQEVVAAGDTKISVILDLDDAVSVDFRLVKDVEYATALHHFTGSKEHNVRMRQLAKTRGEKISEYGVEQADGSVLTFADEAAFFAHFDMPFIPPSLRTGSTEFDRQSEVKDLVKLEDIVADLHMHTTWSDGAYSVAEMGEALISRGYQYSVITDHSQYLKVANGLTPARLVKQRAEIDAFNETHSDFYLYAGTEMDILPDGSLDFDDEVLRKLDFVIASIHSSFTQSQDKIMARLHTAMQNPYVHMIAHPTGRIIEDRAGYNPNIAQLIEWAKEYGKILELNANPYRLDLCVEHLEMAVAAGVPVAINTDAHDIAHLRFMDIGVRYANRAWLKKDMIVNTWTSEQFESFIRRNK, from the coding sequence ATGAACAAAAAAACAATTATTCGTACATTAGAAAAAATTGCATTATATATGGAGTTACAAGGTGAAAATCCGTTCAAAGTATCCGCATTCCGCAAAGCTGCAGCAGCATTAGAAGGTGACGAGCGCTCGCTTAGTGAGATGGAGGATGTAACAAAGCTTAAAGGAATCGGTAAAGGCACCGCTGCTGTTATTGAAGACTTAATCGAGACAGGTGAATCGAGTCTGCTTAAAGAATTACAAGATATTGTCCCGAAAGGATTACTGCCATTACTGAAGTTACCAGGCTTAGGCGGCAAAAAGATTGCGAAGCTTCACCAAGAGCTAGGCATAGACTCTGCTGAAAGCTTACAAGCTGCATGTGAAGCGGGTAAAGTGCGCGAGCTATCAGGCTTTGCCGCCAAAACAGAAGAAAAGATTTTAAAGGAACTTGCTAATTTTGCCAATCGTTCAGAACGTTTGCCAATTTGGCAACTTGAGCCTGTCGTTTTACAAATTGAAGCACTTCTCGGTAGTATGGAAGAAGTGACGCGTTTTTCCGTAGCAGGCAGTTTCCGTCGTGCATCTGAAACAAGTAAAGATATTGATTTTATTGTTGTCACTGAAGCAGTAGAGACGGTACGAGAAAAAATATTGAGTGCACTCGCTATTCAAGAGGTAGTGGCAGCCGGAGATACAAAAATTTCCGTTATTTTAGATTTAGATGATGCTGTAAGTGTTGATTTTCGATTAGTAAAGGATGTTGAGTATGCCACAGCCTTGCACCATTTTACAGGCTCAAAAGAGCATAACGTTCGCATGCGCCAACTTGCCAAAACACGTGGGGAAAAAATTAGTGAGTATGGTGTAGAGCAAGCAGATGGTTCTGTGCTGACATTTGCAGACGAAGCGGCATTTTTTGCCCATTTTGATATGCCATTTATCCCGCCTAGCTTACGAACAGGGTCAACAGAGTTTGACCGGCAAAGTGAAGTCAAGGATTTAGTTAAGCTAGAGGATATTGTTGCTGATTTGCATATGCATACAACATGGTCAGATGGCGCGTACTCTGTGGCGGAAATGGGCGAGGCGCTTATTTCCCGTGGTTATCAATATAGCGTTATTACCGATCACTCACAATATTTAAAAGTGGCAAATGGTTTAACACCTGCACGCTTAGTGAAGCAACGAGCTGAAATTGATGCTTTTAACGAAACACATTCTGACTTTTATTTATATGCAGGCACAGAAATGGATATTTTACCAGATGGTTCGTTAGATTTTGATGATGAAGTACTGCGGAAATTGGATTTCGTGATTGCCTCCATTCATTCGAGTTTTACACAATCACAGGATAAAATTATGGCGCGATTACATACCGCGATGCAAAATCCGTATGTACATATGATTGCTCATCCGACGGGTCGCATTATTGAAGACCGGGCTGGTTATAATCCAAATATCGCGCAGTTGATTGAATGGGCAAAGGAATATGGTAAAATTTTAGAGTTGAACGCCAATCCCTATCGTTTAGATTTATGCGTTGAGCATTTAGAAATGGCTGTTGCAGCAGGTGTACCAGTAGCGATTAATACCGATGCACATGATATTGCGCATTTACGTTTTATGGATATTGGTGTGCGCTATGCAAATAGGGCATGGCTGAAAAAAGATATGATTGTCAATACATGGACGAGCGAACAGTTCGAGTCGTTCATTCGACGAAATAAATAG
- a CDS encoding CvpA family protein — MLDLIILVVLLGGLLVGAKRGFIVQMMHIVSFVVALIVAYIYYKPLAQKFVFWVPYPGVTDSGSLGVVIDSLDLDRTFYRVIAFAVIFFAVKIALQIVASIFDFIAYLPVLSTVNRWLGALLGMIENYLILFIVLYVMALVPIDFIQNLMSKSFISGLILEHTPIITKMFQNWWYIYLHAS; from the coding sequence ATGCTAGATTTAATTATATTAGTAGTTCTATTAGGTGGACTGCTAGTGGGGGCAAAACGTGGCTTCATTGTACAAATGATGCATATAGTTAGCTTTGTTGTTGCCCTAATTGTTGCGTATATTTATTATAAGCCATTAGCACAGAAATTTGTGTTTTGGGTGCCATATCCAGGTGTTACAGATTCGGGAAGCCTTGGAGTTGTCATTGACAGCTTAGATTTAGACCGAACATTTTATCGTGTCATTGCGTTTGCGGTTATTTTCTTTGCAGTAAAGATTGCCTTGCAAATAGTGGCATCCATCTTTGATTTCATTGCGTATTTACCAGTGTTAAGTACGGTCAATCGCTGGCTTGGTGCACTGCTTGGCATGATTGAAAATTATTTGATTTTGTTTATTGTATTGTATGTTATGGCATTAGTACCGATTGATTTCATTCAGAATTTAATGTCGAAGTCGTTTATATCAGGCCTTATTTTGGAACATACGCCGATTATTACAAAGATGTTCCAAAATTGGTGGTATATTTATCTCCATGCTTCCTAA
- a CDS encoding AMP-binding protein: MTAKPWLANYPEEVPPSLTFEEIPVQEFLTRAYKKKPSKVAIHFMGKDLTYTELYESALKFANYLQALGVEKGDRVAIMLPNTPQSVIAYYGAMYAGAVVVQTNPLYTERELQYQMADAGAKVILVMDILYPRVMKIMKETNLENVIVTAIKDYLPFPKNLVYPFIQKKQYGFSVKVEHSGQNHLFTEIMKSSPVKMIELPFDFEEDLALLQYTGGTTGYPKGVMLTHKNLIANTTMCDAWMYKCVHGEETIMGILPFFHVYGMTTVMLLSVFTQNRMVLLPKFDAETALKTIDKQKPTLFPGAPTLYIGLLNHPDIAKYDLSSIKACLSGSASLPVEVQEQFEAVTGGKLVEGYGLTETSPVTHATPIWGNRVIGSVGLPWPNTDSVILRTGDTEQLAVGEVGEIAVKGPQVMKGYWNRPEDTAATFADGWFLTGDLGYMDEKGYFYVVDRKKDLIIAGGFNIYPREVEEVLYEREEIQECVVAGIPDPYRGETVKAYIVLKEGYSITEDELNKYCRQHLAAFKVPRIYEFRDELPKTAVGKILRRSLVDEEKTKLANKEAK, translated from the coding sequence ATGACAGCAAAACCATGGCTAGCAAATTATCCTGAAGAAGTACCACCGTCTTTAACGTTTGAGGAAATTCCTGTGCAAGAGTTTTTAACGCGTGCCTATAAAAAGAAGCCATCGAAAGTGGCAATTCATTTCATGGGTAAGGATTTGACGTATACCGAGTTATATGAATCTGCACTTAAGTTTGCAAACTACTTACAAGCACTTGGCGTGGAAAAAGGAGATCGTGTAGCGATTATGCTACCAAACACGCCACAAAGTGTAATCGCTTACTATGGGGCAATGTATGCCGGCGCAGTCGTAGTACAGACAAATCCACTTTACACTGAACGAGAATTGCAGTACCAAATGGCGGACGCTGGTGCGAAGGTAATTTTAGTAATGGATATCTTGTATCCACGTGTTATGAAAATCATGAAAGAAACGAATCTTGAAAATGTCATTGTAACAGCAATTAAAGATTACTTACCATTTCCAAAAAATTTAGTATATCCATTTATTCAAAAAAAGCAGTACGGTTTTAGTGTGAAAGTAGAGCATAGTGGACAAAATCATTTATTTACAGAAATCATGAAGTCTTCACCTGTAAAAATGATTGAACTGCCATTTGATTTCGAAGAAGACCTTGCATTGCTTCAATATACAGGAGGGACGACAGGGTACCCGAAAGGCGTTATGTTAACGCATAAAAACTTAATTGCCAATACGACAATGTGTGATGCCTGGATGTATAAATGCGTACATGGCGAGGAAACAATTATGGGTATTCTGCCATTCTTCCACGTCTATGGTATGACAACTGTGATGCTACTATCTGTTTTTACCCAAAATAGAATGGTATTGTTGCCGAAGTTTGATGCTGAAACAGCTTTAAAAACAATTGATAAGCAAAAGCCAACATTGTTCCCTGGTGCACCGACATTATATATTGGTTTATTAAATCATCCAGATATTGCGAAGTATGATTTATCGTCTATTAAAGCATGTTTAAGTGGTTCCGCTTCACTGCCTGTAGAAGTACAGGAACAATTTGAGGCCGTAACAGGTGGGAAGCTTGTGGAAGGTTATGGGTTAACTGAAACCTCTCCCGTAACGCACGCAACACCCATTTGGGGTAACCGGGTTATCGGTTCAGTAGGTTTACCGTGGCCGAATACCGATTCTGTCATTTTACGTACGGGGGATACAGAACAACTTGCTGTCGGTGAAGTAGGTGAAATTGCTGTCAAAGGTCCACAGGTTATGAAGGGCTATTGGAATCGTCCAGAAGATACGGCTGCAACTTTTGCAGATGGCTGGTTTTTAACAGGAGACCTTGGCTATATGGATGAGAAAGGTTACTTCTATGTGGTGGACAGGAAAAAGGATTTAATTATTGCGGGTGGCTTTAATATTTATCCTCGTGAAGTCGAAGAAGTTTTGTATGAACGGGAAGAAATTCAAGAATGCGTTGTAGCAGGTATTCCTGATCCGTATCGAGGAGAAACAGTAAAAGCATATATTGTATTAAAAGAAGGATATTCGATTACTGAAGACGAATTAAATAAATACTGTCGTCAGCACTTGGCTGCTTTTAAAGTGCCACGCATTTATGAATTCCGAGATGAACTACCAAAAACAGCTGTTGGAAAAATTTTGCGTCGTTCCTTAGTGGATGAAGAAAAAACAAAATTAGCGAATAAAGAAGCAAAATAA
- the rnhC gene encoding ribonuclease HIII, producing the protein MSNIVLLISTTAQKEVMSYYANYYVERKAPGVVFAAKLPDTAITMYKSGKCMFQGGGAEREAARWGSSGASATQKASTVGVKGDTLPAGFAAMSVLGSDETGTGDYFGPITVAAVYVPSSKIELINELGVKDSKMLTDDYMRKIAPDLRAACIHSVLVLRNEKYNALQAKGYSQGKMKAMMHNKALGHTLAKMAPEKPAHILIDQFAERGVYYNYLKNEREIVRDGVLFSTKAEQLHVSVATASILARAAFLKEMDRLSELAGVTLQKGASSKVDALAARIWRGQGEEFLRSITKWHFANTEKARKLK; encoded by the coding sequence ATGTCAAATATTGTACTTTTAATTTCAACAACTGCACAAAAAGAGGTAATGTCCTACTACGCAAATTATTATGTGGAGCGAAAAGCACCTGGTGTTGTGTTCGCCGCAAAACTGCCTGATACAGCCATTACGATGTATAAATCAGGAAAATGTATGTTTCAAGGAGGCGGTGCTGAGCGAGAAGCCGCACGATGGGGAAGCTCTGGGGCATCAGCTACGCAAAAGGCTTCAACTGTTGGTGTAAAAGGAGATACACTTCCAGCAGGTTTTGCCGCCATGTCTGTGTTAGGCTCTGACGAAACAGGAACTGGCGATTATTTCGGACCGATAACAGTGGCAGCCGTTTACGTTCCTTCTTCAAAAATAGAATTGATTAATGAACTTGGCGTGAAAGATTCTAAAATGCTTACGGATGACTATATGCGAAAAATTGCCCCTGATTTACGTGCGGCATGTATTCATAGCGTACTCGTATTGCGCAATGAAAAATATAATGCTTTACAAGCAAAAGGCTATTCACAGGGCAAAATGAAAGCGATGATGCATAATAAGGCACTTGGACATACATTAGCGAAAATGGCGCCCGAAAAACCTGCACATATTTTAATTGATCAGTTTGCAGAACGCGGGGTGTATTATAATTATTTAAAAAATGAGCGTGAAATTGTCCGAGATGGCGTCCTATTTTCAACGAAAGCAGAACAATTACATGTTTCCGTTGCCACCGCTTCCATTTTGGCTCGTGCAGCATTCTTAAAAGAAATGGATCGACTCAGTGAGCTTGCTGGCGTGACGTTACAAAAAGGTGCATCTAGCAAGGTTGATGCCTTAGCAGCCCGTATTTGGCGTGGACAAGGCGAGGAATTTTTACGCTCCATTACGAAATGGCATTTTGCCAACACCGAAAAAGCTCGGAAGTTAAAATAG
- a CDS encoding enoyl-CoA hydratase: MEFLSWKVEDGVAIITIARPPANALSRGIIAEVDAVLDAVENDDAVRVLVLHGEGRFFSAGADIKEFTEVESGDEFTKLAGNGQQVFERVETFSKPVIAAIHGAALGGGLELAMSCHMRFVTESAKLGLPELQLGLIPGFGGTQRLPRYVGVAKAAEMMFTSEPISGAEAVQWGLANRAFTDESLLEETLKIAKKVAKKSPIALKEAIQALQYAKPASFYEGIEAEAKSFGTVFVSADAKEGIQAFIEKREPVFTGK, translated from the coding sequence ATGGAATTTCTAAGTTGGAAAGTAGAAGATGGAGTAGCAATTATTACGATTGCACGTCCTCCAGCAAACGCATTATCTCGTGGAATCATTGCAGAAGTAGATGCTGTGCTAGATGCCGTAGAAAACGATGACGCTGTACGTGTCCTTGTACTTCATGGTGAAGGCCGTTTCTTCTCAGCGGGTGCAGACATTAAGGAATTTACAGAAGTTGAGTCTGGAGATGAATTCACAAAGCTTGCAGGCAATGGGCAACAAGTATTTGAACGTGTTGAAACGTTCTCAAAACCTGTTATTGCAGCGATTCACGGTGCAGCACTTGGCGGTGGTCTCGAACTAGCAATGAGTTGCCATATGCGCTTTGTAACGGAATCTGCGAAATTAGGGTTGCCTGAATTACAACTAGGTCTTATTCCAGGCTTTGGTGGCACACAACGTTTACCACGTTATGTTGGCGTAGCGAAAGCAGCGGAGATGATGTTTACAAGCGAACCTATTTCAGGAGCAGAAGCTGTGCAATGGGGCTTAGCGAACCGTGCATTTACCGATGAATCATTACTTGAGGAAACGCTAAAGATTGCTAAAAAAGTCGCTAAGAAGAGCCCAATCGCTTTGAAAGAAGCAATTCAAGCATTGCAATATGCGAAGCCGGCTTCATTCTATGAAGGTATTGAAGCAGAAGCTAAATCCTTTGGTACGGTCTTTGTATCAGCAGATGCTAAAGAAGGTATTCAAGCATTTATTGAAAAACGCGAGCCTGTGTTTACTGGCAAATAG
- the zapA gene encoding cell division protein ZapA encodes MENQEKNKISVEIYGHTYKMVGSESIGHMRLVASIVDDRMREMNLHNPSLDSTKLAVLTAVNTVHDYLLLKEQIELLEEELKKLKG; translated from the coding sequence ATGGAAAATCAAGAAAAGAATAAAATTTCTGTGGAAATATATGGTCATACATATAAAATGGTCGGCTCCGAATCCATTGGACATATGCGACTTGTCGCTTCTATTGTTGATGACCGTATGCGCGAAATGAATTTACATAATCCCTCACTTGATAGCACAAAGCTTGCCGTCCTTACAGCCGTAAATACGGTGCATGATTATTTACTCTTAAAAGAGCAAATAGAATTACTAGAAGAAGAATTGAAAAAATTAAAGGGTTGA
- a CDS encoding DUF350 domain-containing protein, protein MLNSSFWRYPIIETAGYFSVVVLCLVVSMALFEVVTKYKNWEEIKNGNVAVALATGGKILGICNIFRYSIARHSTLSEMIGWGLFGFTLLIVAYFLFEFMTPRFNVDQEIANDNRSVGFISFTISVGLSFVIGASIA, encoded by the coding sequence ATGCTAAATTCTAGCTTTTGGCGATATCCAATTATCGAAACGGCAGGATATTTTAGTGTTGTTGTGTTATGTTTAGTCGTCTCGATGGCATTGTTCGAAGTCGTTACGAAATATAAAAACTGGGAAGAAATAAAAAATGGTAATGTAGCTGTGGCGCTTGCAACGGGTGGTAAAATATTAGGTATTTGTAATATTTTTCGATATTCAATTGCTCGCCATAGCACGCTGAGTGAAATGATTGGTTGGGGACTATTTGGCTTCACGTTGCTAATTGTTGCATATTTCTTATTTGAATTTATGACCCCTCGTTTTAACGTAGATCAAGAAATTGCTAACGACAATCGCTCAGTTGGCTTTATTTCCTTTACGATTTCAGTCGGTTTATCGTTTGTTATTGGGGCAAGTATTGCATAG
- a CDS encoding endonuclease MutS2 produces MIADRALKTLEYDKVRQQVATYCTSSIGKSAIDELVPQTDFEKVVQLLEEMDEGLSILRVKGNVPMGGIFDVRPAARRAQIGGMLSAMELMEVSSTIRASRILRNFLEDLESDEIIEIPHFIAKKEMMPVLTGLQHEINNCIDDNGAVLDSASQTLRSIRQSLRAEEAKVRSKLESLTRGSNAAKMLSDAIVTIRNDRYVIPVKQEYRYHYGGIVHDQSSSGQTLFIEPDSVVQANNEIHRLKMKEQVEIERILLALSAMVEEVAPDLFNLVKLLGEIDVILAKGKYGQANKCTMPKMNKDGYIRLVRARHPLLPIETAVANDIEFGKDITAIVITGPNTGGKTVTLKTVGLCTLMAQAGLPVPALDGSELAVFEQLFADIGDEQSIEQSLSTFSSHMVNIVDILQQFDHESLVLFDELGAGTDPQEGAALAISILDEVHGRGARVMATTHYPELKAYGYNRPGVANASVEFDIETLSPTYRLLIGVPGRSNAFEISSRLGLPESIIDRAKSFTGTDRHEVESMIASLEATRRQSEDDAERSHDLLLESEALRKELQDKLQAYEERKEALDKKAKEKARKIVEEAKREAETIISELREMRKNADQVVKEHELIEARKRLEEATPLEHNKVLKKAAQVKARAQNLVVGDEVKVLSYGQRGTLLEKVSDVEWVVQMGILKMKIADTDLEYIKPEKAPIQRVAGVKNRDSHVKLELDLRGERYEDALIRTEKYIDDALLANYGRVSIIHGVGTGALRQGIQSYLKKHKRVKSFRFGEAGEGGFGVTVVELK; encoded by the coding sequence GTGATCGCAGACCGCGCATTGAAAACACTAGAATATGATAAGGTACGTCAACAAGTGGCTACATACTGTACTTCTTCAATCGGCAAATCAGCCATTGATGAACTTGTGCCACAAACAGACTTTGAAAAAGTCGTTCAATTATTAGAAGAAATGGATGAAGGGCTATCCATTTTACGTGTAAAAGGCAATGTGCCAATGGGTGGTATTTTCGATGTACGACCAGCAGCAAGACGTGCTCAAATCGGAGGCATGCTTTCAGCGATGGAATTAATGGAAGTGTCTAGTACGATTCGAGCTAGCCGAATACTGCGGAATTTCTTAGAAGATTTAGAGTCAGATGAAATTATTGAAATCCCTCATTTTATCGCTAAAAAGGAAATGATGCCTGTATTAACAGGTTTACAGCATGAAATTAATAACTGTATTGATGACAATGGTGCTGTTTTAGATTCTGCAAGTCAAACGTTGCGCTCTATTCGCCAGTCTCTACGAGCAGAAGAGGCTAAAGTGCGTTCAAAGCTAGAGAGCTTAACGCGAGGAAGTAATGCAGCCAAAATGCTTTCAGATGCAATTGTAACGATTCGTAACGACCGTTATGTGATTCCAGTTAAACAAGAATACCGCTATCACTATGGTGGCATTGTGCATGACCAATCATCGTCTGGTCAAACGTTATTTATTGAACCAGATTCAGTTGTACAAGCGAATAACGAAATACACCGTCTCAAAATGAAAGAGCAAGTTGAAATTGAGCGCATTTTGCTTGCGTTAAGTGCAATGGTTGAAGAGGTGGCACCTGATTTATTTAATTTAGTAAAACTATTAGGTGAGATTGACGTTATTTTGGCAAAGGGTAAGTATGGCCAAGCCAATAAATGTACGATGCCTAAAATGAACAAGGATGGTTATATCCGTCTTGTGCGCGCACGCCATCCGCTATTACCTATCGAAACGGCGGTTGCCAATGACATCGAATTTGGCAAAGATATTACGGCTATTGTAATTACAGGACCCAACACGGGTGGTAAAACCGTGACGTTAAAAACAGTAGGCCTTTGTACATTAATGGCACAAGCAGGCTTACCGGTGCCGGCATTAGACGGTTCAGAGCTAGCGGTATTTGAGCAACTTTTTGCTGATATTGGTGATGAGCAATCAATTGAACAATCGCTTTCAACATTTTCATCACATATGGTGAACATTGTCGACATTTTACAGCAATTTGATCACGAATCACTTGTGTTATTCGATGAATTAGGGGCCGGAACGGATCCACAAGAAGGAGCTGCCTTAGCGATTTCTATTTTAGATGAAGTGCATGGTCGTGGCGCTCGTGTCATGGCAACGACGCACTATCCTGAATTAAAAGCGTACGGCTATAATCGCCCTGGTGTTGCTAATGCAAGTGTGGAATTCGATATTGAAACGTTGAGTCCGACTTATCGCTTACTTATTGGTGTACCGGGTCGCTCCAATGCTTTTGAAATTTCTAGTCGTCTCGGTTTGCCAGAGTCAATTATCGATCGTGCTAAAAGCTTTACAGGAACGGATCGTCATGAGGTGGAATCCATGATTGCGTCCTTAGAAGCAACTAGACGCCAATCAGAGGATGATGCAGAGCGTTCCCATGATTTACTACTAGAGTCCGAAGCACTACGTAAAGAGCTTCAGGACAAGCTTCAAGCTTACGAAGAACGCAAAGAAGCCCTTGATAAAAAAGCGAAAGAAAAAGCACGCAAAATTGTCGAAGAAGCGAAACGAGAAGCTGAAACGATTATTTCAGAGCTTCGAGAAATGCGTAAAAATGCCGATCAAGTAGTGAAAGAACACGAGCTGATTGAGGCGCGGAAACGATTGGAAGAAGCGACACCACTTGAGCATAACAAAGTATTGAAAAAAGCAGCACAAGTCAAGGCGCGAGCACAAAACTTGGTTGTCGGTGATGAGGTAAAGGTGTTAAGCTATGGTCAACGAGGTACGTTGCTTGAAAAAGTGTCTGATGTTGAATGGGTTGTACAAATGGGCATTTTAAAAATGAAAATTGCCGATACCGATCTTGAATACATTAAACCAGAGAAAGCACCTATACAACGTGTTGCTGGTGTGAAAAATCGAGATAGCCATGTGAAATTAGAATTAGATTTACGTGGGGAGCGCTATGAGGATGCCTTAATTCGCACTGAAAAATATATAGATGATGCGCTACTTGCAAACTATGGTCGAGTGTCGATTATCCACGGTGTTGGAACAGGAGCATTACGTCAGGGCATTCAAAGTTACCTGAAAAAACATAAACGGGTGAAATCCTTCCGTTTTGGAGAAGCAGGCGAAGGTGGATTTGGCGTCACTGTTGTGGAATTGAAATAA
- a CDS encoding TetR/AcrR family transcriptional regulator produces MKRDKPKYKQIIDAAVFVIAENGYHQAQVSKIAKQAGVADGTIYLYFKNKEDILISVFNEKMAVFVESLQDIIENGSTSKDKLSRMIENHFNVLATDRSLATVTQLELRQSNKDLRQKINAVLRDYLQLLDQILIEGMVTGEFNQTMDVRLARQMVFGTIDETITSWVMNDYRYDLIEQVPKVQALILNGIKA; encoded by the coding sequence ATGAAACGAGATAAGCCAAAATATAAGCAAATTATTGATGCAGCTGTCTTCGTTATTGCAGAAAATGGGTATCACCAAGCGCAAGTATCGAAGATCGCAAAACAAGCTGGGGTGGCTGACGGAACGATCTATTTATATTTTAAAAATAAAGAAGATATATTAATTTCTGTCTTTAATGAAAAAATGGCTGTTTTTGTAGAGTCATTACAAGATATAATAGAAAATGGAAGCACGTCGAAAGACAAACTTTCACGCATGATTGAAAATCATTTTAATGTTCTAGCTACAGATCGATCATTAGCGACTGTGACTCAATTAGAACTTCGTCAATCAAATAAAGATTTACGCCAAAAGATCAATGCAGTATTAAGAGATTACTTGCAATTGCTTGATCAGATTCTAATTGAAGGTATGGTTACTGGTGAGTTCAATCAAACGATGGATGTACGTTTGGCACGTCAAATGGTATTTGGCACAATTGACGAAACGATTACATCGTGGGTGATGAATGACTATCGATATGATTTGATAGAACAGGTTCCGAAAGTTCAGGCATTAATCCTGAACGGCATTAAAGCTTAA